The following proteins are encoded in a genomic region of Rhodoferax aquaticus:
- a CDS encoding alpha-galactosidase: protein MHQLIRLDGTHSALVIEFAVGHMPTWRHYGARLGSTPLLSAWSTPALRRLPPGSMDTLLGAPILPCFGHAQPHAAALRSHRDGLQGIQSLVARSFSLENNGDTHSVVFVLHDSSTQEAAALEVTLRMDMHVPSDVLTLRTTLRNTGTAALQIDALAAGTVAMPAALQDVGYFTGQWAHEYQWQRHGVSPAGWAQLNQHGRSSHESPPTCFVMAPNADEHTGAVVAAHLAWSGNHHFALNRSDDGAWMLQAGEWLAPGELRLGAGESYASPALHLSWSDQGLNGASQQLHQYTRQTVLQWHGGAMRPRPVHLNTWEAVYFDHDLLVLQDLATRAAAVGVERFVLDDGWFPGRPNDRSGLGDWWPDAAKYPEGLGPLIAHVHRLGMEFGLWVEPEMVNPDSALFRAHPDWALQASGYPLSLGRNQLVLDIARPEVSDYLFDKLSTLLRDNAIAYFKWDMNRDLAQAQNAQGRMAYGAQVHALYALLARLRQAHPHVEIESCASGGGRMDLGVLRHTQRFWTSDNNDALSRVAIQSGAARVFPLEVLGAHVGPAPAHSTGRAQSMDFRGAVALFGHMGVEADVRHLNAADQASLSRWIALYKAWRHVLHTGTFSQGRTAHGVWWLVQTATQCVLGVFTDTAPAFNHHAPLTLPSFKTEHLWRVRLVAQAGHERARGDAMSAGLEAFAHEGLLCSASELRCVGLPLANMNPESALVLTLELQT from the coding sequence ATGCACCAACTGATTCGCCTCGATGGCACCCACAGCGCACTGGTGATTGAGTTTGCGGTGGGCCATATGCCCACTTGGCGCCACTACGGTGCGCGCTTGGGTTCTACCCCTTTGCTCAGTGCGTGGTCCACCCCTGCATTGCGACGCTTGCCACCGGGCAGTATGGACACCTTGTTAGGCGCGCCCATACTGCCTTGCTTTGGCCATGCGCAGCCCCACGCAGCGGCGCTGCGCAGCCACCGTGATGGGCTGCAGGGCATCCAGTCGCTGGTGGCACGGTCTTTCTCCCTAGAGAACAACGGGGACACGCACAGTGTCGTGTTCGTGCTGCACGACAGCAGCACGCAAGAAGCGGCTGCTCTGGAAGTGACCCTGCGCATGGACATGCATGTTCCCAGTGACGTCCTCACCCTGCGTACCACCTTGCGCAATACGGGCACCGCAGCGCTGCAAATTGACGCACTGGCCGCCGGCACTGTGGCTATGCCCGCTGCCTTGCAAGATGTCGGCTATTTCACAGGCCAGTGGGCCCATGAATACCAGTGGCAACGCCATGGGGTCAGCCCTGCAGGCTGGGCCCAGCTCAACCAGCATGGCCGCAGCTCGCACGAATCCCCGCCCACTTGCTTTGTGATGGCTCCCAATGCTGACGAGCACACTGGTGCCGTCGTTGCCGCCCATTTGGCGTGGAGTGGCAACCACCACTTTGCGTTGAACCGCAGCGACGACGGGGCTTGGATGCTGCAAGCCGGTGAGTGGCTGGCACCGGGCGAGTTGCGTCTAGGCGCGGGTGAGAGCTATGCCTCTCCCGCCTTGCACCTCAGTTGGTCGGACCAGGGCTTGAATGGGGCCTCGCAGCAGCTGCACCAATACACACGCCAAACCGTGCTCCAGTGGCACGGTGGTGCCATGCGGCCACGCCCCGTGCATCTCAACACCTGGGAAGCGGTGTACTTTGACCATGACTTGCTGGTTCTACAAGACTTGGCCACGCGCGCAGCTGCGGTGGGCGTAGAGCGCTTTGTACTGGACGACGGCTGGTTTCCTGGCCGACCCAACGACCGCAGTGGCTTGGGGGACTGGTGGCCTGACGCAGCCAAATACCCCGAGGGCTTGGGCCCCTTGATTGCCCATGTGCACCGCTTGGGCATGGAGTTTGGCCTGTGGGTAGAGCCTGAGATGGTCAACCCCGACAGTGCGCTGTTTCGCGCGCACCCAGACTGGGCACTGCAGGCTTCGGGCTACCCCTTGAGCTTAGGCCGCAACCAATTGGTGCTGGACATTGCCCGCCCAGAGGTGAGCGACTACTTGTTTGACAAGCTCAGTACGCTCTTACGTGACAACGCCATCGCCTACTTCAAGTGGGACATGAACCGTGACTTAGCCCAGGCCCAAAACGCCCAGGGGCGCATGGCCTATGGTGCGCAGGTGCATGCCTTGTATGCGCTGCTGGCGCGTTTGCGCCAAGCCCATCCCCACGTAGAAATCGAAAGCTGCGCCTCCGGTGGTGGACGCATGGACCTGGGGGTGCTGCGCCACACCCAACGCTTTTGGACCAGCGACAACAACGATGCACTTTCTCGCGTTGCGATCCAAAGTGGCGCGGCGCGGGTGTTCCCGCTAGAAGTCTTGGGTGCCCATGTGGGGCCCGCGCCCGCGCACTCTACGGGGCGTGCGCAAAGCATGGACTTCCGCGGTGCGGTTGCCTTGTTCGGGCATATGGGGGTGGAGGCCGATGTGCGCCACCTGAATGCGGCAGACCAGGCAAGCCTATCGCGCTGGATCGCACTCTACAAAGCCTGGCGTCATGTGTTGCACACCGGAACCTTCAGCCAAGGGCGCACCGCCCATGGCGTGTGGTGGCTGGTGCAAACCGCCACCCAGTGCGTGTTGGGCGTGTTTACCGATACCGCGCCGGCATTCAACCACCATGCGCCGTTGACCTTGCCTTCCTTTAAGACAGAGCATCTGTGGCGCGTGCGCTTGGTGGCGCAAGCCGGCCACGAGCGTGCGCGGGGCGATGCTATGTCGGCGGGCCTTGAGGCATTTGCGCACGAGGGGCTGCTGTGCAGCGCCTCCGAGCTGCGCTGCGTGGGCCTGCCGCTTGCCAATATGAACCCAGAATCGGCCTTGGTGCTGACCTTGGAGCTACAAACCTGA